A window of Bacteroidales bacterium genomic DNA:
TTACTCTATAAAATAGCCGGGAAAAAATTTATAAAGGCTTATTCTGAACGTAAAGAACCAGAATTGGTATACTGCTCCGTATAATTATTCTCCACCCACCAGGCCAAAAATAAACACCATTAAAATGGCTACCGGAACAACATAACGTATCAGGAAGAAAAAGACCCTTAAATAAGTCATCTTTTTCGTTCCATCGTTGGTCAGTTCCTTCACTGTGATGCGCTTTTTCAGTACCCATCCTACATATATAGAAATAAACAAACCTCCTACCGGAAGAAGAAGATTAGAAGCGGCAAAGTCCATCAGGTCAAAAAAGCTTTTCCCGAAAAGCTGTATTCCGGGTACAAGGCCCAGCGAAAGAGAACACAATATACCCAAAGCAAATACGCACGCAGTAACAGAAACAGTTGCCCATACCCTTTTCATATGCATTTCCTCCACACAAAAAGAAACGACCACTTCAAGCAAGGATATGGAAGAAGTCAGTGCCGCAATGCACAACAAGATGAAAAAGAAAGTTGAAAAGATAGCTCCTCCGGCCATTTGCTGAAATACGTTCGGCAAGGTGATGAATACCAGACCGGGACCGGACTCCGCAGAAATACCAAAAGCTGCAGCAGCAGGAAATATAGCTATCCCTGCCAGTACGGCAATCAACGTGTCTGCTCCTGCAACCATTCCTGCCGAATAAGTCAGATCCTCACTTCGTTTAATATATGATCCGTAAGTGATCAGACACCCCATTCCCAGACTAAGGGAAAAGAAAGCCTGCCCCATCGCCAGTAATATGGAATTACCGGAAAGCTTTGAAAAATCCGGTTTCAGTAAGAACGATAATCCTTCCGATGCGCCCGGTAATGTAACGGAACGTACACACAATATGATCAAAAGAAGCAGTAAAAGCGGCATCAGTATTTTAGAACTCCGTTCTATTCCTTTTTTCACTCCCATAACAACAATTCCCAAAGTCAAAATCAAAAAGAATAACTGGTAAAGAATGGGTTGGTAACCTCCTGATACAAAACTATTGAATGCAGTTTCCGTATCATTGGATAAAGTATTTGTCGCGGAACGAATGATATATTCAATGGTCCATCCGCCAACAGCACTGTAAAAAGAGAGGATAACGAATGCCGCAACGATCCCCATCACTCCGACCAGGTACCAATGCGATTTCGGGGATAATTTTTTAAAAGCCCGGTATGCATTGCTTTGGGCCCTGCGGCCAATACCGAACTCCGCCAACATGATAGGGAGTCCGATCAACACAATACAAATCAGGTACAATAACAAAAAAGCGCCACCTCCATTCTGTCCGCAGACATAAGGAAATCGCCAGACATTCCCCAGGCCAATGGCTGATCCGGCAGCAGCAGCAATGATTCCAAATCGTCCTGAAAAGTTATCCCTTCTGGAGGTCATTAATTTCCTGTTTCAATAAAAGTACTATTACTTTTTAGGAGCAAGCAAAGGGAAAGATACAATATTACCGAATTGGTAAACAGTTTTTTGCCGGCTGACCAATACGTTTTTATCTATTCCTGCAGACACTTCCACTACCTGAGGAATACGGTAATAAACAATATTCGAAGCTTGCTTGCTGGTATTAACAGATGTCGATGATCCGGCCTCTCCTACCCGATACCACACTTCTTTGGCTCCTGCGGTATTTTTATTTACAATACCCGCCCTGTCAGAAAAATAAAACAAAGAGGTAGTCGTGGATGGTTTGTCCGGCAATGCGGAATAAGTATACACATAACGGCTCTCTACTCTGGCTCCGTTAAACAACGACAATAACTGTTCCTCCTGTGCATCAAATGCTTCAAGTACCAGCTTCAGAGCCGCTCCTTCAGGATGATAATCAGTGTTTCCACTCAATACATCCAGGCGCCACTGACGAATACTGAAAATCTGGGTTGCAGCTTCCCTGGCCTGTTCTTCTGCTGTTTTTCCAAGTACTTTACGTTGCAGTACCGGAATTTTCACGAAAGCTGTATCGGTAAGTACCGTTTTATAGATGGTATCAACCTTTTCAGTGACTGTCGGCTGAGTAGCCACACTCATGAACTGCATATCTTCATTGCCTTTTCCCGAATAACTGGCACTGGCCAGAATATTATCACCCGATACATCCAGCAATAAACCTTCTTTGGTAAAGCGCAACAACCGGTCCATATTGCCCGGGTAGTCAATAAATGACACCGTATACAACTGCGCATTGTCGACTTCCTGCTTATCATTGATACGTATACTTCCTATCTGCCAGCTTTCCGCATCTTTCATGGGAACATTCTGTAAACCCAGCATACGGCTGGCGTATTCGGCATACGGTCCTTTTTTTACAATGGTCTTGACCAGTTCCACCTCAAAATATAAACGGGTTTGCGGAAGACCATACACCAATGCGCTATGGCCTGAAGATTCCGAACCCTTATACGGGGATATGGTGGTTTCGTTTTTTGTGGTAGCACAAGAGGCCATCAATAAAACG
This region includes:
- a CDS encoding DUF4831 family protein, producing the protein MKRYSFLAAVVLLMASCATTKNETTISPYKGSESSGHSALVYGLPQTRLYFEVELVKTIVKKGPYAEYASRMLGLQNVPMKDAESWQIGSIRINDKQEVDNAQLYTVSFIDYPGNMDRLLRFTKEGLLLDVSGDNILASASYSGKGNEDMQFMSVATQPTVTEKVDTIYKTVLTDTAFVKIPVLQRKVLGKTAEEQAREAATQIFSIRQWRLDVLSGNTDYHPEGAALKLVLEAFDAQEEQLLSLFNGARVESRYVYTYSALPDKPSTTTSLFYFSDRAGIVNKNTAGAKEVWYRVGEAGSSTSVNTSKQASNIVYYRIPQVVEVSAGIDKNVLVSRQKTVYQFGNIVSFPLLAPKK
- a CDS encoding sodium-dependent transporter gives rise to the protein MTSRRDNFSGRFGIIAAAAGSAIGLGNVWRFPYVCGQNGGGAFLLLYLICIVLIGLPIMLAEFGIGRRAQSNAYRAFKKLSPKSHWYLVGVMGIVAAFVILSFYSAVGGWTIEYIIRSATNTLSNDTETAFNSFVSGGYQPILYQLFFLILTLGIVVMGVKKGIERSSKILMPLLLLLLIILCVRSVTLPGASEGLSFLLKPDFSKLSGNSILLAMGQAFFSLSLGMGCLITYGSYIKRSEDLTYSAGMVAGADTLIAVLAGIAIFPAAAAFGISAESGPGLVFITLPNVFQQMAGGAIFSTFFFILLCIAALTSSISLLEVVVSFCVEEMHMKRVWATVSVTACVFALGILCSLSLGLVPGIQLFGKSFFDLMDFAASNLLLPVGGLFISIYVGWVLKKRITVKELTNDGTKKMTYLRVFFFLIRYVVPVAILMVFIFGLVGGE